A single genomic interval of Cellvibrio sp. PSBB023 harbors:
- a CDS encoding DUF5009 domain-containing protein, with product MNNPTSSASRVLSIDVFRGIIIFTMVFVNELAGVADVPQWMKHLPADVDGMTFVDLVFPAFLFIVGMSIPFAIQARTNKGDSALDIFKHIALRSLGLLVIGVFMVNAESGYDAAAMGISMPLWTLLMFIYVLLIWSNYPKTLSPALVLGAKLMGVAGLVMLWWMYKGPDDTGMTTQWWGILGLIGWAYLMAGTLFLITRQFAAPATQFFMLALASLALIALFFVLDAAKANLMGVPVLGALAEFNGNNTHGAIVLAGVILSQLFYLPNFAANKFKHYLIFTAVVALLAFASWQVSPISKIWATPSWALFSVFFCCLIFGAVYWLVDVKQQRAWTVFFEPSATNPLLVYILPYIVLSLCGILGFYLRPAFFNAGLAGILWSLGFACVMMGIGALLTRMGLRVKL from the coding sequence ATGAATAATCCAACCAGCAGTGCCAGTCGTGTGTTATCGATTGATGTCTTTCGCGGCATCATTATTTTCACCATGGTGTTTGTCAATGAGTTGGCGGGTGTCGCCGATGTGCCCCAGTGGATGAAACATTTGCCTGCTGATGTGGATGGCATGACCTTTGTCGACCTGGTATTCCCGGCGTTTCTGTTTATCGTCGGCATGTCCATTCCCTTTGCAATTCAGGCACGCACCAACAAAGGCGATTCAGCGCTGGATATTTTTAAACACATCGCACTGCGCAGTCTGGGCTTGCTGGTGATTGGTGTCTTTATGGTGAATGCCGAATCCGGCTACGACGCTGCAGCTATGGGCATTTCTATGCCGCTGTGGACGCTGTTGATGTTTATCTATGTGTTATTGATCTGGTCGAATTATCCCAAAACCCTTTCACCTGCCTTGGTGTTGGGCGCAAAACTGATGGGGGTTGCTGGGTTAGTCATGCTCTGGTGGATGTACAAAGGCCCGGACGATACCGGCATGACCACCCAGTGGTGGGGTATTCTCGGGTTGATCGGTTGGGCCTATTTAATGGCGGGGACTTTGTTTTTAATCACTCGCCAATTCGCCGCACCCGCGACACAATTTTTTATGCTTGCGCTGGCATCGCTCGCCCTGATTGCATTATTTTTTGTGCTGGATGCAGCGAAAGCGAATTTGATGGGGGTGCCGGTATTGGGTGCACTGGCAGAATTCAATGGCAATAATACCCATGGGGCAATTGTGTTAGCGGGCGTGATTCTCTCGCAATTATTTTATTTGCCGAATTTCGCCGCCAATAAATTCAAACACTATCTTATTTTTACCGCTGTTGTGGCGTTGCTTGCGTTTGCCAGTTGGCAGGTTTCACCCATCTCCAAAATATGGGCAACACCCAGTTGGGCATTATTCAGTGTGTTCTTTTGCTGTTTGATTTTTGGTGCGGTTTATTGGCTGGTGGATGTAAAACAGCAGCGCGCCTGGACGGTATTTTTTGAGCCCTCGGCCACCAATCCCCTATTGGTTTATATATTGCCGTACATAGTGTTATCACTGTGTGGGATTTTAGGTTTTTATCTTCGTCCTGCGTTTTTTAACGCAGGTCTGGCGGGCATTCTGTGGAGCCTGGGTTTTGCGTGCGTGATGATGGGAATTGGCGCACTACTGACGCGCATGGGGTTACGGGTAAAACTCTGA
- a CDS encoding efflux RND transporter permease subunit, which produces MNISKFFVDRPIFAGVISLLIFIAGLLAMFQLPISEYPDVSPPSVVVSASYPGANPKVIAETVATPLEEQLAGTENMLYMFSQATTDGRLTLTVTFKIGTDVDLAQQMVQNRVSQALPRLPDVTRQRGVTVVKSSPDLTMVVHLISPDKSYDELYLRNYALMNIKDELAKVTGVGQVRLFGSGDYAMRIWLNPETIAEKNLTANDVVNAIREQNVQVAAGMIGGAPVTDLVDVQLPINAKGRLDNPEEFGEIIIRAGATGEITRLKDVARIEMGASEFSLNAMLDNQPAVAIPIFQSPGANAIQISDAVRSTMAQLSERFPAGVEYKVVYDPTIFVKSSINAVIKTLLEALALVVVVVILFLQTWRASIIPLLAVPVSIIGTFSLMWAFGFSINTLSLFGLVLAIGIVVDDAIVVVENVERNIEEGLTPLAATYKAMQEVSGPIIAISLTLVAVFVPIAFVSGLTGQFYQQFALTIAISTVISAINSLTLSPALAAILLKSHDAPKDRLTRIMDKLFGRFFGWFNRSFNRASGDYSTKVGKLLGRKAMAVGVYAVLLAVTAVGFNIIPKGFVPAQDKQYLIAFAQLPDGATLARTEQVIREMGEIGLAEAGVESAVQFPGLSINGFTNSSSAGIVFLTLDAFDERNGTDLSAAAISQKLQMKFAGIEEAFIAVFPPPPVRGLGTTGGFKLQIEDRAGLGYEKLAEVVAQVQQKAMQRPELASVFSNYKINVPQLYADVDRTKAKQLGLNVKEIFDTMQIYLGSLYVNDFNQFGRTYQVITQADAEYRNTPSDALNLKVRNVQGDMVPLGAVLSMQESYGPESAAHYNGYLAADINGNAAPGYSSGQAQDAIDEILDEVLPSGIVYEWTDLTYQEVLAGNTAIYILPLCLLLVFLVLAAQYESLALPLVVVTIVPLSILSALFGVWITNGDNNIFTQISLFVLAGLASKNAILIVEFARELEQRGMATYEAAITASRMRLRPILMTSFAFIMGVLPMVFSSGAGAEMRSVMGIAVFSGMLGVTFFGLFFTPMFYVLLRKLEGKRNYKVDGKDAFLPAEHSAVANHKELQS; this is translated from the coding sequence ATGAACATATCCAAATTTTTTGTGGATCGTCCCATTTTTGCCGGCGTGATTTCACTGTTGATTTTTATCGCCGGTTTACTCGCCATGTTTCAATTGCCCATTTCGGAATACCCGGATGTATCGCCTCCATCGGTCGTGGTGAGTGCGTCTTACCCCGGCGCTAACCCGAAAGTCATTGCCGAAACGGTTGCAACGCCGTTGGAAGAGCAGTTGGCGGGCACTGAAAATATGTTGTACATGTTTTCGCAGGCCACTACCGATGGTCGCTTGACGTTGACTGTCACTTTTAAAATCGGCACCGACGTTGACCTCGCGCAACAGATGGTACAAAACCGTGTTTCCCAAGCGCTGCCACGTTTGCCGGATGTCACCCGCCAGCGCGGTGTTACCGTGGTAAAAAGCTCGCCCGATTTAACCATGGTGGTGCATTTAATTTCGCCGGATAAAAGTTACGACGAACTTTATTTGCGCAACTATGCGCTCATGAATATCAAAGATGAGCTCGCCAAAGTGACCGGTGTAGGCCAGGTGCGTTTGTTTGGTTCAGGCGATTACGCCATGCGTATCTGGTTAAACCCGGAAACTATCGCCGAGAAAAATCTCACCGCTAATGACGTAGTCAATGCGATTCGCGAACAAAACGTACAAGTTGCTGCCGGTATGATCGGTGGTGCACCCGTCACCGATTTGGTGGATGTGCAATTACCCATCAATGCTAAAGGTCGTTTGGATAACCCGGAAGAATTTGGCGAAATTATTATCCGCGCGGGCGCTACTGGTGAAATTACTCGCTTGAAAGATGTGGCGCGCATTGAAATGGGTGCGTCAGAATTTAGCTTGAATGCCATGTTGGATAACCAACCGGCGGTGGCAATTCCTATTTTCCAATCGCCCGGCGCCAATGCCATTCAAATTTCCGATGCGGTGCGCTCTACCATGGCGCAGTTGTCCGAGCGTTTTCCGGCGGGTGTAGAATACAAAGTGGTTTACGACCCTACCATTTTTGTTAAAAGCTCAATCAATGCGGTGATCAAAACCCTGCTGGAAGCACTGGCTTTGGTAGTGGTAGTGGTGATTCTATTTTTGCAAACCTGGCGCGCGTCTATTATTCCGCTGCTTGCCGTTCCTGTTTCAATCATCGGTACCTTTTCGTTGATGTGGGCTTTCGGCTTTTCGATTAACACCTTGTCTCTGTTCGGTTTGGTATTGGCGATTGGTATCGTGGTGGATGATGCCATCGTGGTAGTAGAAAACGTTGAGCGAAATATCGAAGAAGGTTTAACGCCGCTGGCCGCAACTTATAAAGCCATGCAAGAAGTGAGCGGGCCGATCATTGCAATTTCCCTGACCTTGGTAGCGGTATTTGTACCCATCGCGTTTGTCAGTGGTTTGACCGGTCAGTTCTATCAACAATTTGCGTTAACTATTGCAATCTCTACCGTGATCTCTGCCATTAACTCGCTGACATTAAGCCCGGCATTGGCTGCGATTTTGTTAAAAAGTCACGATGCACCCAAAGATCGCCTGACGCGCATTATGGATAAACTCTTTGGTCGCTTTTTTGGTTGGTTTAATCGCAGTTTTAATCGCGCCTCCGGTGATTACTCAACCAAAGTCGGGAAATTATTAGGCCGCAAAGCAATGGCTGTAGGCGTTTATGCGGTGCTGCTGGCGGTGACGGCGGTCGGTTTTAATATTATTCCCAAAGGCTTTGTGCCCGCGCAGGATAAACAATATTTGATCGCTTTCGCCCAGCTGCCCGATGGCGCCACTCTGGCGCGCACTGAGCAAGTCATCCGTGAAATGGGTGAGATTGGTTTGGCCGAAGCCGGTGTGGAAAGTGCAGTGCAATTTCCAGGCTTGAGTATTAACGGTTTCACCAATAGCTCCAGTGCCGGCATTGTGTTTTTAACGCTGGATGCGTTTGATGAGCGCAATGGTACAGATTTATCTGCTGCCGCTATTTCACAAAAACTGCAAATGAAATTTGCCGGTATTGAAGAGGCATTTATTGCGGTATTCCCGCCTCCGCCAGTACGAGGATTGGGAACTACCGGCGGTTTTAAATTGCAAATTGAAGACCGCGCTGGTTTGGGTTACGAAAAGCTGGCAGAAGTAGTTGCGCAGGTGCAACAAAAAGCCATGCAGCGCCCGGAATTGGCGAGTGTGTTTTCCAACTACAAAATCAATGTGCCGCAATTGTATGCCGATGTGGATCGCACCAAAGCCAAACAACTGGGCCTGAATGTAAAAGAAATCTTTGACACCATGCAAATCTATTTGGGGTCGCTCTATGTGAATGATTTCAATCAATTTGGTCGCACCTATCAAGTGATAACCCAGGCTGATGCGGAATATCGTAATACACCATCGGATGCATTGAATTTAAAAGTACGCAATGTGCAAGGCGATATGGTGCCGCTGGGTGCAGTCTTGTCGATGCAAGAAAGTTATGGTCCTGAAAGTGCGGCGCATTACAACGGTTATCTGGCGGCGGATATTAACGGCAATGCAGCTCCCGGCTATTCCAGTGGCCAGGCGCAGGATGCGATTGACGAAATCTTGGATGAAGTCCTGCCCTCCGGCATTGTGTATGAATGGACTGACTTGACCTATCAGGAAGTGCTGGCGGGCAATACAGCGATTTATATTTTGCCACTGTGTCTGTTGTTGGTGTTCCTGGTGCTGGCCGCACAGTATGAAAGCTTGGCATTGCCACTGGTAGTGGTGACTATTGTTCCGCTCTCCATTTTGTCTGCCCTCTTTGGTGTGTGGATCACTAATGGCGACAACAATATCTTCACCCAAATCAGTTTGTTTGTGCTCGCCGGGCTTGCCAGTAAAAACGCCATTCTGATTGTGGAATTTGCGCGCGAATTGGAGCAGCGCGGCATGGCAACTTACGAGGCAGCAATTACCGCCAGCCGTATGCGTTTGCGCCCGATTTTAATGACCTCATTTGCGTTCATCATGGGGGTTTTGCCAATGGTGTTCTCCAGCGGCGCTGGTGCAGAAATGCGCAGTGTTATGGGCATCGCGGTTTTCTCTGGCATGTTAGGTGTTACTTTCTTTGGCTTGTTCTTTACGCCGATGTTTTATGTGTTGTTGCGCAAGCTGGAAGGCAAGCGCAATTATAAAGTCGACGGTAAAGATGCATTTTTACCTGCAGAACATTCTGCTGTTGCAAACCATAAGGAGTTGCAATCATGA
- a CDS encoding peptidylprolyl isomerase, whose protein sequence is MQITADKVVSFHYRLSETGGELLESSYDAEPTLYLHGHNGLLAALEAALDGKQAGDKVTVNLTPEQGYGQRQEGATQRIPIKHLLGYEKIKNKIKPGMKVAVNTQHGPWDAIVLKVGKFNVDIDSNHPLAGKHLDFELEVVEVRDASDEELAHGHAHGVGGHHHD, encoded by the coding sequence ATGCAAATCACCGCCGACAAAGTTGTCAGCTTTCACTACCGCCTGAGCGAAACCGGCGGCGAGCTGCTGGAATCCTCATACGATGCAGAGCCAACACTCTACCTCCATGGGCATAATGGTTTATTGGCTGCGCTGGAAGCCGCGTTGGATGGCAAGCAAGCGGGTGACAAAGTCACCGTGAACCTGACGCCCGAGCAGGGCTATGGCCAGCGTCAGGAAGGTGCTACCCAACGTATTCCCATCAAGCATTTGTTGGGCTATGAAAAAATCAAAAACAAAATCAAACCCGGCATGAAAGTCGCGGTGAACACCCAGCACGGCCCTTGGGATGCCATCGTATTAAAAGTCGGTAAATTCAATGTGGATATCGATAGCAATCACCCACTCGCGGGTAAACATCTCGATTTTGAATTGGAAGTGGTAGAAGTGCGCGATGCCTCCGACGAAGAGTTGGCTCATGGCCATGCTCACGGCGTAGGTGGTCACCATCACGATTAA
- a CDS encoding efflux RND transporter periplasmic adaptor subunit: MSSSISPRKFLTYGALAILTGIAGFHYITGVAASAPAAVPPAPAVDVMVLAPQEIRTWASFSGRLAPVESAAIKPLVSGTIQQVLFTEGQQVKKGQPLFVIDPRPHQASVQRAQAQLATAQSRAKLAQDELSRAQQLIAAKLVSQSIYDSALSTHQVAQADVKQAEAALSQAKLDLEYAHISAPISGRVGRAELTVGNVVEAGANAPLLTQIVANDKLYAEFNVDEATYIQFVRNTKNTQLMPVELTLASDTSVVYQGNISAFDNRLDTNSGTIRARAIVDNNDGALTAGMFATVRLGSAEKIQALLVPERAIGTNQSKKFVLVVDENNTATYREVTPGEHHQGQRVILSGVAAGDKVIVNGLSHVRPNSTVNPSVTQAIDATVVAANH, from the coding sequence ATGAGTAGCAGTATTTCCCCTCGCAAGTTCTTAACTTATGGCGCTCTGGCCATACTCACAGGTATAGCTGGCTTTCATTACATAACGGGCGTTGCCGCTTCGGCCCCTGCTGCCGTACCGCCTGCTCCCGCTGTGGATGTAATGGTGCTGGCGCCTCAGGAGATCCGTACCTGGGCCAGTTTTTCCGGACGTTTGGCGCCAGTTGAAAGTGCCGCAATCAAGCCGCTGGTGAGCGGCACTATCCAGCAGGTGCTCTTCACCGAAGGCCAGCAAGTGAAAAAAGGTCAGCCACTGTTTGTGATTGATCCGCGTCCGCATCAGGCATCGGTTCAGCGCGCACAGGCACAACTGGCGACGGCCCAATCCCGCGCCAAGCTGGCACAGGATGAACTCAGTCGTGCCCAGCAATTGATTGCCGCCAAATTGGTCTCGCAAAGTATTTATGACTCGGCGTTGAGCACCCATCAGGTTGCGCAGGCCGATGTAAAGCAAGCGGAAGCGGCCTTGAGTCAGGCAAAGCTGGATTTGGAATACGCCCACATTAGTGCGCCAATCAGCGGTCGTGTTGGTCGCGCGGAATTAACGGTAGGCAATGTGGTAGAGGCGGGAGCCAATGCGCCGCTGCTTACCCAAATTGTTGCCAACGACAAGCTTTACGCCGAGTTTAATGTGGATGAAGCGACATACATTCAATTTGTGCGCAACACCAAAAATACACAATTAATGCCGGTGGAATTAACACTCGCCAGCGATACCAGTGTGGTTTATCAGGGCAATATCAGTGCCTTTGATAATCGCCTGGATACCAACAGCGGCACCATTCGTGCACGCGCCATTGTCGACAACAATGATGGTGCATTAACGGCGGGAATGTTTGCCACAGTGCGTTTGGGGTCGGCTGAAAAAATTCAGGCGTTATTAGTGCCCGAGCGCGCTATTGGCACCAACCAGAGCAAAAAGTTTGTATTGGTTGTGGATGAAAATAACACGGCAACTTATCGCGAAGTAACACCCGGTGAACATCACCAAGGGCAGCGCGTTATCCTCTCAGGTGTGGCGGCGGGTGATAAGGTGATTGTGAATGGTTTGTCCCATGTGCGCCCCAATTCCACCGTTAATCCCAGTGTGACCCAAGCGATCGATGCAACCGTTGTTGCTGCCAATCATTAA
- a CDS encoding 4'-phosphopantetheinyl transferase superfamily protein: MTNLNHSPSIPPFSTPMSLEHQQVHLWLLDLRHVGEWHSRAALSVMSAEEQAKAEKFIRGKESYIASRWLLRSCLARYTGTPAAAITFARTDKGKPYIPHSDIHFSLSHSGHWALLAVSRTALLGVDIEANRRARDLPGIAEHYFHPQEYALLSSQPADDQTDYFYRLWTLKEAFFKAIGLGISAGLENIHFTLASDNNPGAPPQIRAAINPTLPHAHADWQFQQWQLPEGDSIALAYAATAPQPTIWFDALAAPAFP; the protein is encoded by the coding sequence ATGACTAACTTGAATCACTCACCGTCCATCCCGCCCTTTTCCACCCCCATGTCGCTGGAGCATCAGCAGGTACATTTATGGCTGCTGGATCTACGCCATGTTGGTGAATGGCATAGCAGGGCCGCTCTCAGCGTCATGAGCGCGGAGGAGCAGGCCAAGGCAGAAAAGTTTATTCGCGGCAAAGAAAGTTACATCGCCAGTCGCTGGTTGTTGCGCAGCTGCCTGGCACGCTACACCGGCACACCGGCGGCGGCCATCACCTTTGCGCGCACAGACAAGGGCAAGCCCTATATCCCGCACAGCGATATTCATTTCAGCCTTAGCCACAGCGGGCATTGGGCACTATTGGCGGTGTCCCGCACAGCGCTGCTCGGCGTGGATATAGAAGCCAATCGCCGCGCACGGGATTTACCGGGCATTGCCGAGCATTATTTTCACCCGCAGGAATACGCCCTTCTTAGCAGCCAGCCCGCCGACGATCAAACGGATTATTTTTATCGCCTCTGGACCTTGAAAGAAGCCTTCTTCAAGGCCATCGGCTTGGGCATTTCTGCCGGGCTGGAGAATATTCATTTCACGCTGGCGAGCGATAACAACCCCGGCGCACCGCCCCAAATCCGTGCCGCGATTAACCCGACACTCCCCCACGCCCATGCCGACTGGCAGTTTCAGCAGTGGCAATTGCCCGAAGGGGACTCAATCGCCCTCGCCTATGCCGCGACGGCGCCACAGCCGACAATCTGGTTCGATGCACTCGCCGCACCAGCTTTTCCTTGA
- a CDS encoding polyprenyl synthetase family protein: MLPFHQAVKDDFSAVNQLIIEKLHSDVGLVENIGHYLVEAGGKRLRPLLVLLTANALGYKGKDHLSLAAIIEFIHTATLLHDDVVDMSNLRRGRPTANAQWGNAPSVLVGDFLYSRAFQMMVGIGNMDVMAILSDTTNIIAEGEVQQLVNAKDPKVNEENYFRVIDKKTAILFAAACEVAATHCGGTAAQRDALRLYGRHVGVAFQLVDDALDYTGDAATLGKNVGDDLAEGKPTLPLIYAMRTGTPAQAELIATAIRNGDASQLPAILDIVQATGGMTYTLDAAKAQVQSAIAQLQHLPDNLYTRAMKELAEFSLARSF; the protein is encoded by the coding sequence ATGTTGCCATTTCATCAGGCCGTCAAAGACGACTTCAGCGCAGTCAACCAACTGATTATCGAGAAACTTCACTCCGATGTCGGTTTGGTTGAAAACATCGGCCACTACCTTGTCGAAGCCGGCGGCAAACGCCTGCGCCCCCTACTGGTACTACTGACCGCCAATGCACTGGGCTACAAGGGCAAGGATCACTTGTCGCTGGCGGCGATTATCGAATTCATCCACACTGCCACCCTGCTGCACGACGATGTGGTGGATATGTCCAACCTGCGCCGTGGCCGCCCCACCGCCAATGCCCAATGGGGTAATGCCCCGAGTGTATTAGTGGGCGATTTCCTGTATTCCCGCGCCTTCCAGATGATGGTGGGAATCGGCAATATGGATGTGATGGCCATTCTCAGCGATACCACCAACATCATCGCTGAAGGTGAAGTACAGCAACTGGTTAACGCCAAAGACCCTAAGGTAAACGAGGAAAACTACTTCCGCGTGATCGATAAAAAAACCGCCATCCTGTTTGCCGCCGCCTGCGAAGTGGCTGCGACTCATTGTGGCGGCACGGCGGCCCAGCGTGACGCCCTGCGCCTGTATGGTCGTCATGTGGGAGTTGCCTTCCAGTTGGTGGACGATGCCCTGGACTACACCGGCGATGCCGCAACCCTGGGCAAAAATGTGGGCGATGACCTGGCCGAAGGCAAACCCACCCTGCCACTGATTTATGCCATGCGTACCGGAACACCGGCGCAGGCCGAGCTGATCGCTACCGCAATTCGCAACGGCGATGCCAGCCAACTCCCCGCGATTCTGGACATAGTGCAAGCCACAGGCGGCATGACCTACACCCTCGATGCCGCCAAAGCGCAGGTCCAATCTGCCATTGCACAGTTGCAACACCTGCCCGATAACCTCTACACCCGGGCGATGAAGGAACTGGCCGAGTTCTCCTTGGCGCGCAGTTTCTAA
- a CDS encoding TetR/AcrR family transcriptional regulator: protein MSTTDTRTLLLETALNLIWNSNYNSVGVNEICKQAGVTKGSFYHHFESKAELFCEATTHHWDVIRRDLDCILSPINTPLEQLENWLQFIYINKLGDDKDNVPGCAMFSAGMQTGCGDTRITDTLQLMTERGAKYNQALVRSLKDGNYLLESPEQDIEQIARLMQQYVQGAISHAQVTRNIVNVKQDLPQGVYRLIGLKPEFWFSAKPTWPRTEDA, encoded by the coding sequence ATGAGCACTACAGATACCCGCACTTTGCTACTGGAAACCGCGCTGAACCTGATTTGGAACAGCAACTACAACTCTGTGGGCGTGAATGAAATCTGCAAACAAGCGGGCGTAACCAAGGGGAGCTTCTATCACCACTTTGAATCCAAAGCGGAGCTTTTTTGCGAGGCAACCACTCACCATTGGGATGTGATTCGTCGGGATCTGGACTGTATCCTGTCCCCCATCAATACCCCATTGGAACAGTTGGAAAATTGGCTGCAGTTTATTTACATCAACAAACTGGGGGATGACAAAGACAATGTCCCCGGCTGCGCCATGTTTAGCGCGGGTATGCAAACCGGCTGCGGCGACACGCGCATCACCGACACACTGCAGCTGATGACTGAGCGCGGTGCGAAATACAATCAAGCACTGGTTCGCAGTTTAAAAGATGGCAATTATTTGCTTGAATCCCCCGAGCAAGACATTGAACAAATTGCGCGCCTGATGCAGCAGTATGTGCAAGGTGCAATTAGCCACGCACAGGTGACCCGCAACATAGTCAATGTCAAACAGGATTTGCCGCAAGGCGTTTATCGTTTGATTGGTTTAAAACCGGAGTTCTGGTTTAGCGCCAAGCCTACATGGCCGCGCACAGAAGACGCATAA